Proteins co-encoded in one Acidobacteriota bacterium genomic window:
- the tgt gene encoding tRNA guanosine(34) transglycosylase Tgt gives MPDTAPLTFESLATDGHARTGRLHTRRGTVQTPVFMPVGTAGSVKGLFPWQVEELGAEIILANTYHLHLRPGEQTVGRLGGLHRLAGWRRPILTDSGGYQVFSHGERCRLDDDGVTFRDHIEGSERRLTPERSIEIQQALGADIMMALDDCTGQPTDRDAAAAALRRTSLWLPRNKAARTDATAALFGIVQGGVFEDLRRESLERTVAEGFDGYALGGVSVGEGREEVQRIVALMGPRLPRTAPRYLMGMGRPQDILDAVAAGFDMFDCVIPTRHGRNAQVFTRRGILNMRNARHREDPRPIDDSCTCRVCRNFSRAYLRHLYVAGEMLGPLAGTWHNLHFYLELMAEIREAIAAGTFSDLRARRLRWIAEGEPA, from the coding sequence ATGCCTGATACCGCTCCTCTCACCTTCGAGTCTCTGGCGACCGACGGGCATGCCCGTACCGGGCGCCTGCACACCCGCCGCGGGACGGTGCAGACTCCCGTCTTCATGCCCGTGGGAACGGCGGGTTCGGTCAAGGGGCTCTTCCCCTGGCAGGTGGAAGAGTTGGGCGCGGAGATCATCCTGGCCAACACCTATCACCTGCATCTGCGACCCGGGGAACAGACCGTCGGTCGTCTGGGCGGACTGCATCGCCTGGCCGGTTGGAGGCGGCCGATTCTCACCGACTCGGGGGGCTACCAGGTCTTCTCCCACGGCGAGCGATGCCGCCTCGATGACGACGGTGTGACCTTCCGGGACCACATCGAGGGCAGCGAACGCCGGCTGACCCCCGAGCGCTCGATCGAGATCCAGCAAGCTCTCGGTGCAGACATCATGATGGCCCTCGACGACTGTACCGGGCAGCCCACCGACCGGGACGCCGCGGCGGCGGCCCTCCGCCGGACCTCGCTCTGGTTGCCGCGGAACAAGGCGGCCCGCACGGATGCCACCGCGGCGCTCTTCGGCATCGTCCAGGGAGGCGTCTTCGAGGACCTGCGGCGGGAGAGCCTGGAGCGCACCGTGGCCGAGGGCTTCGACGGTTACGCGTTGGGGGGCGTGAGCGTGGGGGAGGGCAGGGAGGAAGTGCAGCGGATCGTCGCCCTGATGGGCCCCCGGCTGCCTCGGACGGCCCCGCGCTACCTGATGGGCATGGGCCGCCCGCAGGACATTCTCGACGCGGTGGCCGCGGGTTTCGACATGTTCGACTGCGTCATACCGACTCGCCACGGGCGCAATGCCCAGGTTTTCACCCGCCGCGGCATCCTCAACATGCGCAACGCGCGGCACAGGGAAGACCCGCGGCCGATCGACGACTCCTGCACCTGCCGGGTTTGCCGGAACTTCTCGCGGGCCTACCTGCGGCATCTCTACGTGGCGGGGGAGATGCTCGGCCCCCTCGCCGGGACCTGGCATAATTTGCATTTTTATCTCGAGTTGATGGCGGAAATCCGCGAGGCGATCGCCGCCGGGACTTTCTCGGATCTGCGCGCACGACGCTTGCGGTGGATCGCCGAGGGAGAGCCCGCGTGA
- a CDS encoding glycosyltransferase: MSAPPRVSVIVPTWNGGRLLSRGLPGLARQARKLAGGAEVLVVDDATTLPGDRSEQVVTGVGPPARWLPLDRHRGFAATCNAGARAARGRLLAFVNSDMHLDADCLEVLAAAVENDAELFAATPVIDNQATGRVESGTRLRLRRGLLDVLQSDDPPPAAGESQPVAYPCGGAMVCRRQTFLELGGFWEALGPFYWEDAELGLRAWRRGLASVQIGDARALHDHARTIGSHFTTQQVRRIYERNRLLVSWAHLEPAAAAGWTALRWVAALLRGRPAAWATPAALARRTAARARSRGLPPAPDPVIRAIASASARGWPDHRL; the protein is encoded by the coding sequence GTGAGCGCGCCCCCGCGAGTGAGTGTCATCGTCCCCACCTGGAACGGGGGCCGGCTCCTCTCCCGGGGGCTGCCGGGACTGGCCCGCCAGGCCCGGAAGCTGGCCGGCGGTGCCGAAGTGCTGGTGGTGGACGACGCCACGACGCTTCCCGGCGACCGCAGCGAGCAGGTGGTCACCGGGGTGGGCCCTCCCGCCCGCTGGCTCCCCCTGGACCGGCATCGCGGCTTCGCCGCCACCTGCAATGCGGGGGCGCGGGCGGCCCGGGGGCGTCTGCTGGCCTTCGTCAACTCGGACATGCACCTCGACGCGGACTGTCTCGAAGTCCTCGCCGCGGCGGTGGAGAACGACGCCGAGCTCTTCGCCGCCACCCCGGTGATCGACAACCAGGCCACCGGCCGGGTGGAATCCGGCACCCGCCTGCGCCTGCGCCGGGGCCTGCTCGATGTCCTGCAGAGTGACGACCCGCCCCCGGCCGCCGGCGAGAGCCAGCCCGTCGCCTACCCCTGCGGTGGGGCGATGGTCTGCCGCCGGCAGACCTTCCTCGAGCTGGGCGGCTTCTGGGAAGCCCTGGGCCCTTTCTACTGGGAAGACGCGGAACTGGGGCTACGGGCCTGGCGCCGGGGACTGGCCTCGGTGCAGATCGGCGATGCCCGGGCTCTCCACGACCATGCCCGAACCATCGGCTCCCACTTCACGACGCAGCAGGTTCGCCGGATCTACGAGCGCAATCGCCTGCTGGTCAGCTGGGCCCACCTGGAACCGGCCGCAGCGGCCGGCTGGACGGCGCTTCGCTGGGTCGCCGCGCTGCTGCGCGGCCGCCCGGCCGCCTGGGCCACCCCCGCCGCCCTGGCGCGCCGGACCGCCGCCCGCGCCCGGTCCCGCGGCCTGCCCCCCGCGCCGGACCCCGTGATCCGGGCCATCGCCTCGGCTTCCGCCCGGGGCTGGCCCGACCACCGCCTCTGA
- a CDS encoding N-acetylneuraminate synthase family protein: MKILDVAGRKIGPGHPCFIVAEAGSNHNGNLAQAHALIDAAAEARADAVKFQLFTAARLYPRSAGRSEYLGLPRSIYEIIEEMELPPEWLGELSAHARDKGLVFFGAVFDEGAADLLDPYVELFKIASYEMTHLPLLRHVAAKGKPVILSTGTARLDEVRRSVQAFLATGNTELALLQCTARYPTPIEALNVRALVTLRETFAQPTGLSDHSRDPVLGPMTAVALGASIIEKHFTLSNRLPGPDHAFAVEPDELALLVRRVREVEAALGDGRKEVLEVEHELRSFSRRCLFTTRPVRAGESFTPDNVAALRRGVLDPGLEPEHLERVLTARAARDLPAESPITEEDLA, encoded by the coding sequence ATGAAGATCCTCGACGTGGCCGGCCGGAAGATCGGTCCCGGCCACCCCTGCTTCATCGTCGCCGAGGCCGGCTCGAATCACAACGGCAACCTGGCCCAGGCCCATGCCCTGATCGATGCCGCCGCCGAAGCCCGGGCCGACGCGGTGAAGTTCCAGCTCTTCACCGCAGCGCGACTCTATCCCCGCAGCGCGGGACGCAGCGAATACCTCGGCCTGCCCCGTTCGATCTACGAGATCATCGAAGAAATGGAATTACCTCCCGAGTGGCTCGGTGAACTGTCGGCCCACGCCCGGGACAAGGGGCTGGTCTTCTTCGGAGCGGTCTTCGACGAGGGCGCGGCGGACCTGCTGGACCCGTACGTGGAATTGTTCAAGATCGCCTCCTACGAGATGACCCACCTGCCCCTGCTGCGCCACGTGGCCGCCAAGGGCAAACCGGTGATCCTCTCCACGGGCACCGCCCGCCTCGACGAGGTGCGCCGCTCGGTGCAGGCCTTTCTGGCCACCGGCAACACCGAGCTGGCCCTGCTCCAGTGCACGGCGCGTTACCCCACTCCCATCGAGGCTCTCAACGTCCGTGCCCTGGTCACTCTGCGCGAGACATTCGCTCAACCCACGGGCCTGTCCGACCACAGCCGCGACCCGGTGTTGGGCCCGATGACAGCCGTGGCCCTCGGCGCCTCGATCATCGAAAAGCACTTCACGCTTTCAAACCGCCTGCCCGGACCCGACCACGCCTTCGCCGTCGAGCCCGACGAGTTGGCCCTGCTGGTCCGCCGGGTACGCGAAGTGGAAGCCGCGCTGGGCGACGGCCGTAAGGAGGTGCTGGAAGTCGAGCACGAACTGCGCTCGTTCAGCCGGCGCTGCCTGTTCACCACCCGGCCGGTGCGCGCCGGCGAGTCCTTCACCCCGGACAACGTGGCCGCGCTGCGGCGCGGTGTGCTCGACCCGGGCCTCGAGCCGGAGCATCTCGAACGCGTGCTGACCGCCCGCGCCGCCCGGGACCTGCCCGCCGAGTCCCCCATCACGGAGGAAGACCTGGCGTGA
- the queA gene encoding tRNA preQ1(34) S-adenosylmethionine ribosyltransferase-isomerase QueA — protein sequence MRVGDFDYHLPVGQIAQQAATPRHAARMLVLERGADCPPRHRKVADLPGELSAGDLLVVNNTRVVPARLLARKPSGGRVEVFLLEALDAGRRHWRALLGASRRPVEGSRVRVAEDFEVEIVSYLDGVVEVRLVGDAAPDALIDRHGRPPLPPYIRRAPDDPRLEDDRRRYQTVFARRAGAVAAPTAGLHFSGELLADLRRRGVEVAEITLHVGEGTFRPLEVDRLDQIQLHAERYEVPAETSRAIAAARRRGGRVVAVGTTVVRALESRAPVGEGVPGPGGAQTRLFIAPGFAFRYVDALLTNFHLPRSSLLMLVAAFAGRERVLTAYRLAVDAGYRFYSYGDAMLVL from the coding sequence GTGCGCGTGGGCGACTTCGATTATCACCTTCCCGTGGGGCAGATCGCGCAGCAGGCGGCGACCCCGCGCCATGCGGCGCGGATGCTCGTGCTCGAGCGTGGCGCAGACTGTCCGCCGCGGCACCGCAAGGTCGCCGATCTGCCGGGTGAACTGAGTGCCGGTGATCTTCTGGTGGTCAACAACACCCGGGTCGTGCCGGCCCGGTTGCTGGCCCGCAAGCCCAGCGGAGGTCGGGTCGAGGTCTTCCTCCTCGAAGCTCTCGATGCCGGGCGACGTCACTGGCGGGCCCTGCTGGGTGCCTCGCGGCGGCCGGTCGAGGGGAGCCGGGTCCGGGTCGCGGAAGACTTCGAGGTGGAAATCGTCTCGTACCTGGACGGAGTCGTGGAGGTGCGCCTGGTGGGGGATGCGGCGCCCGACGCACTGATCGATCGTCACGGCCGCCCGCCGCTGCCGCCCTACATTCGACGGGCCCCGGACGACCCCCGCCTGGAGGACGACCGCCGGCGCTACCAGACCGTCTTCGCCCGCCGCGCGGGCGCGGTGGCGGCGCCCACCGCGGGGCTGCACTTCAGCGGGGAGTTGCTCGCCGATCTGCGCCGCCGGGGTGTCGAGGTGGCGGAGATCACCCTGCACGTGGGCGAGGGGACCTTCCGGCCGCTCGAGGTCGACCGCCTCGACCAGATCCAGCTGCACGCCGAGCGATACGAGGTGCCGGCGGAGACCAGCCGGGCGATCGCCGCCGCCCGCCGGCGGGGGGGGCGGGTGGTGGCGGTGGGCACCACGGTCGTCAGGGCCCTCGAATCCCGGGCCCCCGTCGGGGAGGGCGTGCCGGGACCCGGGGGCGCGCAGACCCGGCTGTTCATCGCGCCGGGCTTCGCCTTCCGCTATGTCGACGCCCTCCTGACGAACTTCCACCTGCCCCGTTCCAGCCTGCTGATGCTCGTCGCCGCTTTCGCCGGTCGTGAGCGGGTGCTCACCGCCTACCGCCTGGCGGTGGACGCGGGGTACCGTTTCTATTCCTACGGCGATGCCATGCTGGTGCTGTGA
- a CDS encoding HEAT repeat domain-containing protein — translation MSRKLSAALVLSVFAALLLAVSCGGSGPQEPESVVEARKLLDDAWTTLGPSGKELVLRSLVQAPDLPFAVGKEEAVFDFGSDQQRLDLVRVLAEWDTERVIPVFKKLLEDKSELIQIFAARVLAERGDGSGRQILADHVRAADGALHPENCGLLAKLGDDVCFEPARKELTSKDATRSAAAAATLGEIGGPEAARVLRGRLAKLHGDRRTPAITALSLISEEPDDVPLVLSFFRYKENVLAVIDALGEMGGEKAVAKLRKTLAVKDPLASAHAAAALVRLGQIDDEVKAAITAAAGSSSVRIRYDVVSLLALAPPSPEVAGLIALFLRDEEPKVVLQALRGLEPQVTEAQWEDVLAAWENTKTATEGAGYEASMAAIAVIGRSPGTAPDEFLPTLFEMDWNHVVQATVALVARYERRHPAAA, via the coding sequence GTGTCCAGAAAGCTTTCCGCAGCGCTGGTCCTGTCCGTTTTTGCAGCCCTCCTGCTGGCCGTTTCCTGCGGTGGCAGTGGTCCCCAGGAGCCCGAGTCCGTCGTCGAGGCGCGGAAGCTGCTCGACGATGCCTGGACGACCCTCGGTCCCTCCGGCAAGGAACTGGTCCTGCGTTCCCTGGTCCAGGCTCCCGACCTGCCCTTCGCGGTGGGCAAGGAGGAAGCCGTGTTCGATTTCGGCTCGGACCAGCAGCGCCTCGACCTGGTGCGGGTGCTGGCGGAGTGGGATACCGAGCGCGTGATTCCCGTCTTCAAGAAGCTGCTCGAGGACAAGTCCGAGCTGATTCAGATTTTCGCCGCCCGGGTGCTGGCCGAGCGCGGAGACGGGAGCGGCCGGCAGATCCTGGCCGATCACGTACGTGCCGCGGATGGCGCCCTGCATCCGGAAAACTGCGGGCTGCTGGCGAAGCTGGGGGACGACGTCTGTTTCGAGCCGGCCAGGAAAGAGCTCACGAGCAAGGACGCGACGCGGAGTGCCGCGGCGGCGGCCACCCTCGGCGAGATCGGGGGTCCGGAGGCGGCGCGGGTGTTGCGCGGCCGGCTGGCCAAGCTTCACGGCGATCGGCGGACGCCGGCGATCACGGCCCTGAGCCTGATCAGCGAGGAGCCCGACGACGTACCCCTCGTGTTGAGTTTCTTCCGTTACAAAGAGAACGTTCTGGCTGTGATCGACGCCCTCGGTGAGATGGGCGGCGAGAAGGCCGTCGCCAAGCTGCGCAAAACGCTCGCGGTGAAGGATCCGCTGGCCAGTGCCCATGCGGCGGCGGCCCTGGTGCGGCTGGGTCAGATCGACGACGAGGTCAAGGCGGCGATCACCGCCGCGGCCGGCAGTTCGAGCGTCAGGATCCGCTACGACGTGGTGAGCCTGTTGGCCCTCGCACCGCCTTCGCCGGAGGTGGCCGGGCTGATCGCTCTCTTCCTGCGGGACGAAGAGCCCAAGGTGGTGCTCCAGGCCCTGCGCGGACTCGAGCCCCAGGTCACCGAGGCCCAGTGGGAGGACGTGCTGGCGGCGTGGGAAAACACCAAGACAGCGACGGAAGGCGCCGGCTACGAGGCGTCGATGGCGGCCATCGCCGTCATCGGTCGCAGTCCCGGCACCGCGCCCGACGAGTTCCTGCCCACGCTCTTCGAGATGGACTGGAACCACGTGGTCCAGGCCACCGTGGCCCTCGTCGCCCGCTACGAGCGTCGGCACCCGGCGGCCGCGTAA
- a CDS encoding glycosyltransferase family protein yields MSRTVAIVQARMGSTRLPGKALEPIGARPMLARVLERLARCRRLDALAVAIPDTPDNEPLAAVARRAGVEVCRGSEDDVLGRYLLAAAATDADPIVRVTSDCPLIDPELVDRTVALFFRRPGRADLACNTRPRRWPRGLDTEVIARAALERAASACTDPTLREHVTAPIYARPEGYVIRGLESAEDHSRLRWTVDTPEDLAFVREVYQALDRPSGKPFGWRRILELLERRPELLRINAHVRQKGAAP; encoded by the coding sequence TTGAGCCGCACCGTCGCCATCGTCCAGGCCCGGATGGGCTCGACCCGGCTGCCGGGCAAGGCCCTCGAGCCCATCGGGGCACGGCCGATGCTCGCACGGGTGCTCGAACGCCTGGCCCGCTGCCGGCGCCTGGACGCCCTGGCCGTCGCCATCCCCGACACCCCGGACAACGAACCGCTGGCCGCCGTCGCCCGGCGGGCCGGCGTCGAGGTCTGCCGCGGCAGCGAAGACGACGTCCTCGGCCGCTACCTGCTGGCCGCCGCCGCCACGGACGCCGACCCCATCGTGCGCGTCACCAGCGACTGCCCCCTGATCGACCCGGAGCTGGTGGACCGCACCGTCGCGCTTTTTTTCCGCCGGCCCGGCCGTGCCGACCTGGCCTGCAACACCCGGCCGCGCCGCTGGCCGCGGGGCCTGGACACGGAGGTGATCGCCCGCGCCGCCCTCGAAAGGGCCGCCTCGGCGTGCACCGATCCCACCCTGCGCGAGCACGTCACCGCCCCGATCTACGCCCGCCCCGAGGGCTACGTCATCCGCGGCCTGGAGAGCGCGGAGGATCATTCCCGCCTGCGCTGGACGGTCGACACCCCCGAAGACCTGGCTTTCGTCAGGGAGGTCTACCAGGCCCTGGACCGGCCTTCGGGCAAGCCCTTCGGCTGGCGCCGCATCCTCGAACTCCTCGAGCGCCGACCGGAACTGCTCCGCATCAACGCCCACGTGCGCCAGAAGGGAGCCGCCCCATGA
- the pseB gene encoding UDP-N-acetylglucosamine 4,6-dehydratase (inverting) gives MSLNGKTVLITGGTGSFGRRCSRTLLEEHDPAKVIIFSRDELKQYEMQQELSDPRLRFFLGDVRDPGRLRRALKGVDVVIHAAALKQVPAAEYNPFEVIKTNVLGAANVVDAALDCGVERVIALSTDKAANPINLYGASKLCQDKLIIAANSYAGGGAPRFSVVRYGNVVGSRGSVIPFFLARKKTGVLPITDERMTRFWITLSEGVAFVLNCLETMRGGELFVPKLPSMRITDLARALAPECRWEITGIRPGEKLHETMVPVDDARATLEFDDHFVIQPLFPWWQAEKDLLGRGGKPCPEGFSYSSDTNDRWLSEEELREIADGLE, from the coding sequence ATGTCGCTGAACGGCAAGACGGTCCTCATCACGGGCGGCACCGGTTCCTTCGGACGGCGCTGCTCGCGGACCCTGCTCGAAGAGCACGACCCGGCCAAGGTGATCATCTTCAGCCGGGACGAACTCAAGCAGTACGAGATGCAGCAGGAGTTGAGCGACCCGCGCCTGCGCTTCTTCCTCGGCGACGTGCGGGATCCGGGCCGCCTGCGCCGGGCCTTGAAGGGGGTCGACGTGGTGATCCACGCCGCCGCCCTCAAGCAGGTGCCCGCCGCCGAATACAACCCCTTCGAGGTGATCAAGACCAACGTGCTGGGAGCCGCCAACGTGGTCGACGCGGCCCTCGACTGCGGTGTCGAGCGGGTCATCGCCCTGTCCACCGACAAGGCCGCCAACCCGATCAACCTCTACGGGGCGAGCAAGCTCTGCCAGGACAAGCTGATCATCGCCGCCAATTCCTACGCCGGCGGCGGCGCCCCGCGTTTTTCCGTGGTGCGCTACGGTAACGTGGTGGGCTCCCGGGGCTCGGTGATCCCCTTCTTCCTCGCCCGCAAGAAAACCGGCGTGCTGCCCATCACCGACGAGCGCATGACGCGCTTCTGGATCACCCTTTCCGAAGGCGTCGCCTTCGTGCTGAACTGCCTGGAGACCATGCGGGGCGGCGAGCTGTTCGTGCCCAAGCTGCCGTCGATGCGGATCACCGACCTGGCCCGGGCCCTGGCCCCGGAATGCCGCTGGGAGATCACCGGCATCCGCCCCGGGGAGAAGCTCCACGAGACCATGGTGCCCGTCGATGACGCCCGCGCGACCCTCGAATTCGACGACCACTTCGTCATTCAGCCCCTCTTCCCCTGGTGGCAGGCCGAGAAGGACCTGCTCGGCCGGGGCGGTAAGCCCTGCCCGGAGGGCTTTTCCTACTCCTCCGACACCAACGACCGCTGGCTGAGCGAGGAGGAACTGCGGGAGATCGCCGATGGCCTCGAGTGA
- a CDS encoding aminotransferase class I/II-fold pyridoxal phosphate-dependent enzyme, whose amino-acid sequence MRDEIEFLPYGRQSLGEEEIRAVTRVLRSDWLTQGPEIEAFEKALCDLTGARHAVAVSSGTAALHLACLALGLGEGDAAITTPLTFAATSNAVLYCRARPLFADIRDDTWTLDPEAVTTVAEAAGEKVRGLLPVHFAGLPADAERLVDLAHQRGWWVIEDACHALGARWRDGRGRWREVGDSPADATVLSFHPVKPITTGEGGAVLTGREDVARRVRELRHHGIVRDPAHLERRGPGWYHEMQHLGFNYRVTDIQCALGRVQLSRLPGFVERRRRLAALYRERLEGDRRIRLQAEVPEARSAWHLLAVRVPHRDRVYDLLRARRIGAQVHYPLVSSHPYYRRLGHTPESCPVAARHAAGTLSLPLYPDLTDAQVGRVCDALIHALDTAETAGGGS is encoded by the coding sequence ATGCGCGATGAAATCGAGTTCCTGCCCTACGGCCGGCAGAGTCTGGGCGAGGAGGAAATCCGGGCGGTCACACGGGTCCTGCGGAGCGACTGGCTGACCCAGGGACCCGAGATCGAGGCCTTCGAAAAGGCCCTTTGCGACCTGACCGGTGCCCGCCACGCCGTGGCCGTCTCCAGCGGCACCGCCGCCCTGCACCTGGCCTGCCTGGCCCTGGGTCTCGGCGAGGGCGACGCCGCGATCACCACTCCGCTGACCTTCGCCGCCACCTCCAACGCCGTACTCTACTGCCGCGCACGACCCCTTTTCGCCGACATCCGGGACGACACCTGGACCCTCGATCCCGAGGCGGTCACCACCGTTGCCGAGGCCGCGGGCGAGAAGGTGCGGGGCCTGCTGCCGGTACACTTCGCGGGCCTGCCGGCAGACGCCGAACGCCTGGTCGACCTGGCCCACCAGCGGGGCTGGTGGGTGATCGAGGACGCCTGCCACGCCCTCGGCGCCCGCTGGCGCGACGGCCGGGGACGCTGGCGGGAGGTGGGTGACTCTCCGGCCGACGCCACGGTGCTCTCCTTCCACCCGGTCAAGCCCATCACCACCGGTGAGGGTGGCGCGGTGCTCACCGGCCGCGAGGACGTGGCGCGCCGGGTACGCGAGCTGCGCCACCACGGCATCGTCCGCGATCCCGCCCACCTCGAGCGCCGCGGACCCGGCTGGTACCACGAGATGCAGCACCTGGGCTTCAACTACCGCGTCACGGACATCCAGTGCGCCCTGGGCCGGGTGCAACTCTCCCGCCTGCCGGGCTTCGTCGAGCGCCGTCGCCGCCTCGCCGCCCTCTACCGGGAGCGCCTCGAAGGCGACCGGCGCATCCGCCTCCAGGCCGAGGTCCCCGAGGCCCGCTCGGCATGGCACCTGCTGGCCGTGCGGGTCCCCCACCGCGACAGGGTCTACGACCTCCTCCGGGCCCGGCGCATCGGCGCCCAGGTGCACTACCCACTGGTTTCCTCCCATCCCTACTATCGCCGGCTGGGGCATACCCCGGAGTCCTGCCCCGTAGCCGCGCGTCATGCGGCGGGCACCCTCTCCCTGCCCCTCTACCCGGATCTCACCGATGCCCAGGTGGGGCGGGTCTGCGACGCCCTGATCCATGCTCTCGACACCGCCGAAACCGCCGGAGGGGGCTCTTGA
- a CDS encoding WbqC family protein, producing MNQPAAQPPWRCLFLGYLWRVAEVLARNPRTELLAAGIEPQRSRTAAMKQACERLGLATWDARGIRTSKKLRAWLDAGVDLVVVGAFGQILPRWILDAPRLGVLNVHGSWLPEYRGGCPLEEQILDGRRQAGASLHWMSEGVDTGPIVARRRFAIGEHDTYEQVYERFHRTAADLLEQQLAEPYENWPRIEQAAAAPARPPLKPAAGKIDWDHHAESIERRVRALGWRGWVRAPIAPGNDVVIHEAHAEPLDEPATPGMVLEAGEHPLVSAGSRSALRLIRWGGARLPLGTCLAPPLATAPRPRVAMMQPTFLPWQGYFALMAQADLFVFLDDFQFSRRSYHQRNRLLKGGGRWGWLTLPVEHTGAGRPALDQVRATPDAATRRKMLESIRHAYATAPFFDSLFRWIETWIEEPWPHLAAMNEALIVHCARLLGIDTPVARSSELGGGGRRSARIASLLEATGARTYLAARGSAGYMLEDGVFPLAGVTTLFQDFQPRPYPQRGVTGFVPYLSLLDALFQLGPDATRRLIVRGQGAMVEWSTLAAEAGREDGAR from the coding sequence GTGAACCAGCCGGCCGCTCAGCCGCCCTGGCGCTGCCTGTTCCTCGGCTACCTCTGGAGGGTGGCCGAGGTGCTCGCCCGCAACCCGCGCACGGAGCTGCTGGCCGCCGGCATCGAGCCCCAGCGGTCGCGCACGGCGGCCATGAAGCAAGCCTGCGAGCGCCTGGGGCTGGCGACCTGGGATGCCCGCGGCATCAGGACTTCGAAAAAGCTGCGGGCGTGGCTGGACGCCGGAGTGGACCTGGTGGTGGTGGGCGCCTTCGGCCAGATCCTCCCGCGCTGGATCCTCGACGCACCCCGGCTCGGCGTGCTCAACGTCCACGGCTCGTGGCTTCCCGAGTACCGTGGCGGTTGCCCCCTCGAGGAGCAGATTCTCGACGGCCGCCGCCAGGCCGGCGCCAGCCTGCACTGGATGAGCGAGGGGGTGGACACCGGCCCCATCGTCGCCCGTCGGCGCTTTGCCATCGGCGAGCACGACACCTACGAACAGGTCTACGAGCGCTTCCACCGCACCGCGGCCGACCTGCTCGAACAGCAGCTCGCCGAACCCTACGAGAACTGGCCCCGCATTGAGCAGGCCGCCGCCGCACCGGCTCGTCCGCCGCTGAAGCCGGCCGCGGGGAAGATCGACTGGGACCACCACGCTGAAAGCATCGAGCGCCGGGTGCGCGCCCTGGGCTGGCGCGGGTGGGTGCGCGCACCGATCGCCCCCGGGAACGATGTGGTCATCCACGAAGCCCACGCCGAACCGCTGGACGAGCCGGCTACACCGGGGATGGTGCTCGAAGCCGGTGAGCATCCCCTGGTGAGCGCCGGGAGCCGCAGCGCCCTGCGGCTGATCCGCTGGGGAGGCGCCCGGCTGCCCCTGGGAACCTGCCTGGCCCCGCCCCTGGCCACCGCGCCCCGCCCCCGGGTGGCGATGATGCAGCCCACCTTCCTCCCCTGGCAGGGCTACTTCGCCCTGATGGCCCAGGCCGATCTCTTCGTCTTCCTCGACGACTTCCAGTTCTCCCGTCGCTCCTATCACCAGCGCAACCGCCTGCTCAAGGGCGGTGGGCGCTGGGGCTGGCTCACCCTCCCGGTGGAGCACACAGGCGCCGGCCGCCCCGCCCTCGACCAGGTGCGGGCCACTCCCGACGCCGCCACCCGACGCAAGATGCTCGAGTCGATCCGGCACGCCTACGCCACGGCTCCTTTCTTCGATTCCCTTTTCCGCTGGATCGAGACATGGATCGAAGAACCCTGGCCCCACCTGGCGGCGATGAACGAGGCGCTGATCGTCCACTGCGCCCGCCTGTTGGGCATCGACACCCCCGTCGCGCGCTCCTCGGAACTGGGAGGCGGCGGCCGGCGTTCGGCCCGCATCGCCTCCCTGCTCGAAGCGACCGGTGCCCGCACCTACCTCGCCGCCCGCGGTTCGGCCGGCTACATGCTCGAGGACGGCGTCTTTCCCCTCGCGGGGGTGACGACCCTCTTCCAGGATTTCCAGCCGCGACCCTACCCCCAACGCGGGGTGACGGGCTTCGTGCCCTATCTCTCGTTACTCGACGCTCTCTTCCAGCTCGGCCCCGACGCCACGCGGCGGCTGATCGTGCGCGGGCAGGGAGCGATGGTGGAGTGGAGCACCCTCGCCGCCGAGGCCGGGCGGGAGGACGGGGCGAGATGA